Proteins found in one Salvia splendens isolate huo1 chromosome 10, SspV2, whole genome shotgun sequence genomic segment:
- the LOC121751118 gene encoding protein tesmin/TSO1-like CXC 2 isoform X1 — MGSSDPKLSSEYNTTTSEDVTISSAGVIRGIAEVDEGNGWIVVGGEETDARDTISTSCSHMVESEFREYQALGNQQDSMTENVEEVGQTCASNQSSYFHIGPVSEEAQNNLEDFQHHGMDRRNLQLEDNHYTVIRRPTQSPSNSGGSKSPLDIPCTPIKGKETEKNQPLYPQSRNDTVNIPKPSGIGLHLNSIINVLQAGSGAIVHTKSAQTFNFSIQGVKSAHTINSHLSDASKSSAVFSPVENVSACTDDSGPKIHDSAAVNSVTSLPSVITESSNRPVANQSAQGNKRVYTNINTNEISEELDSNPKKKRKRSSDSSDGDGCKRCHCRKSKCLKLYCDCFAAGLYCAGSCACQGCYNRPQYEDKVIESRKQIESRNPLAFAPKIVKHVTETPASSPGEDETLLTPSSARHKRGCNCKKSMCLKKYCECYHSNVGCSDGCRCEGCKNVHGRKGEYSLEKDILSKEGTSETTDVTNGSSSHSELTPQTPAVQFKKDVREGSLRPRRFFQSPESGVISVTPNAMNSLSPINLDNNTMISEAALEDLDVVSSQEELFLSNVETPGEFSSVRHQTGRKGIPCGTNHYSPVDSLSLLRSPGTPMAQSSASRHLKVIDLDGEPSNTMQDDTPDILKDSHAPHNAVKSSSPNKKRVSPPHASRHGPGLSLNGLRSGRKFILKAIPSSAGSKRGAPQ, encoded by the exons GTGATCCAAAACTGTCCAGTGAGTATAATACAACGACCAGTGAGGATGTAACTATCTCTTCCGCTGGCGTAATTAGGGGAATTGCAGAGGTAGATGAGGGAAATGGATGGATTGTTGTCGGTGGAGAAGAAACTGATGCACGAGACACCATATCTACCTCTTGTTCTCATATGGTTGAATCTGAGTTTCGTGAATATCAAGCGTTGGGAAATCAGCAAGATTCGATGACTGAG AATGTAGAAGAAGTGGGACAAACTTGTGCCTCGAATCAATCCTCTTATTTCCACATAGGACCAGTTTCGGAGGAAGCTCAAAATAATCTTGAG GATTTTCAACACCATGGGATGGATAGACGCAACCTCCAACTCGAAGATAATCATTATACTGTAATACGTAGGCCAACCCAAAGTCCTTCGAATAGTGGTGGCTCCAAATCACCTTTGGACATACCATGCACTCCCATCAAGGGGAAAGAGACTGAGAAAAATCAGCCTCTGTATCCTCAAAGTAGGAATGATACTGTAAATATTCCCAAGCCTTCGGGTATTGGCTTGCACCTGAACAGTATCATCAATGTTTTGCAAGCTGGGTCGGGTGCAATAGTGCATACAAAATCTGCTCAGACCTTTAACTTCAGCATACAAGGAGTGAAGTCTGCACACACAATCAACTCTCATCTCTCTGATGCATCAAAAAGTTCTGCAGTATTCTCTCCTGttgagaatgtttcagcatgCACTGATGATAGTGGGCCTAAAATCCATGACTCGGCAGCAGTTAATTCCGTTACATCATTACCTTCTGTGATTACTGAATCTTCTAACAGACCTGTAGCCAACCAATCAGCTCAAGGTAACAAGAGGGTGTATACTAATATCAACACGAATGAAATTTCAGAGGAACTCGATTCAAACCCCAAAAAGAAGAG GAAGAGATCTTCCGACTCCAGTGATGGTGATGGTTGCAAACGGTGCCATTGTAGGAAGAGTAAATGCCTAAAGCT GTACTGCGATTGCTTTGCAGCTGGGCTGTACTGTGCTGGTTCTTGTGCTTGTCAAGGGTGCTACAACCGACCCCAATACGAGGACAAAGTTATTGAGTCACGGAAACAAATTGAATCACGGAATCCTCTTGCATTTGCACCGAAAATTGTGAAACATGTCACTGAGACACCTGCAAGCAGTCCTGGG GAAGATGAAACACTCCTCACACCATCCTCGGCAAGGCATAAGAGGGGTTGCAATTGCAAGAAGTCCATGTGTCTCAAGAAGTACTGTGAGTGCTATCAT TCAAATGTTGGTTGCTCAGATGGATGCCGTTGTGAAGGATGTAAAAATGTGCACGGACGAAAAGGAG AATATAGCTTGGAGAAGGATATCTTGAGCAAGGAAGGCACTTCTGAAACAACAGATGTCACGAATGGCAGTTCAAGTCATTCTGAGCTGACTCCTCAAACACCAGCAGTACAGTTTAA GAAGGATGTTCGAGAAGGAAGTCTGCGTCCCAGGCGTTTTTTCCAGTCACCTGAATCTGGTGTCATCTCTGTAACACCAAATGCCATGAACTCGTTGTCACCTATAAACTTAGACAATAACACCATGATTTCAGAAGCTGCTCTGGAAGATCTGGATGTAGTATCTTCCCAGGAGGAATTGTTTCTTAGTAATGTAGAAACTCCAGGTGAATTCTCATCAGTTCGTCACCAAACTGGCAGGAAAGGGATTCCTTGTGGAACCAATCACTATTCTCCTGTTGATTCGCTTAGTTTGCTTCGGTCACCAGGCACCCCTATGGCCCAGTCTAGTGCAAGTAGACATCTGAAGGTAATCGACCTTGATGGTGAGCCATCCAACACCATGCAAGATGATACACCGGATATATTGAAGGACAGTCATGCACCACACAACGCTGTGAAATCAAGCTCCCCAAATAAGAAACGTGTTTCCCCTCCTCATGCTTCGCGACATGGGCCTGGTTTGTCCCTGAATGGCCTGAGATCCGGGCGCAAGTTTATTCTGAAAGCCATACCCTCAAGCGCAGGTTCCAAAAGAGGCGCACCACAATAG
- the LOC121751118 gene encoding protein tesmin/TSO1-like CXC 2 isoform X2, which produces MGSSDPKLSSEYNTTTSEDVTISSAGVIRGIAEVDEGNGWIVVGGEETDARDTISTSCSHMVESEFREYQALGNQQDSMTENVEEVGQTCASNQSSYFHIGPVSEEAQNNLEDFQHHGMDRRNLQLEDNHYTVIRRPTQSPSNSGGSKSPLDIPCTPIKGKETEKNQPLYPQSRNDTVNIPKPSGIGLHLNSIINVLQAGSGAIVHTKSAQTFNFSIQGVKSAHTINSHLSDASKSSAVFSPVENVSACTDDSGPKIHDSAAVNSVTSLPSVITESSNRPVANQSAQGNKRVYTNINTNEISEELDSNPKKKSDGDGCKRCHCRKSKCLKLYCDCFAAGLYCAGSCACQGCYNRPQYEDKVIESRKQIESRNPLAFAPKIVKHVTETPASSPGEDETLLTPSSARHKRGCNCKKSMCLKKYCECYHSNVGCSDGCRCEGCKNVHGRKGEYSLEKDILSKEGTSETTDVTNGSSSHSELTPQTPAVQFKKDVREGSLRPRRFFQSPESGVISVTPNAMNSLSPINLDNNTMISEAALEDLDVVSSQEELFLSNVETPGEFSSVRHQTGRKGIPCGTNHYSPVDSLSLLRSPGTPMAQSSASRHLKVIDLDGEPSNTMQDDTPDILKDSHAPHNAVKSSSPNKKRVSPPHASRHGPGLSLNGLRSGRKFILKAIPSSAGSKRGAPQ; this is translated from the exons GTGATCCAAAACTGTCCAGTGAGTATAATACAACGACCAGTGAGGATGTAACTATCTCTTCCGCTGGCGTAATTAGGGGAATTGCAGAGGTAGATGAGGGAAATGGATGGATTGTTGTCGGTGGAGAAGAAACTGATGCACGAGACACCATATCTACCTCTTGTTCTCATATGGTTGAATCTGAGTTTCGTGAATATCAAGCGTTGGGAAATCAGCAAGATTCGATGACTGAG AATGTAGAAGAAGTGGGACAAACTTGTGCCTCGAATCAATCCTCTTATTTCCACATAGGACCAGTTTCGGAGGAAGCTCAAAATAATCTTGAG GATTTTCAACACCATGGGATGGATAGACGCAACCTCCAACTCGAAGATAATCATTATACTGTAATACGTAGGCCAACCCAAAGTCCTTCGAATAGTGGTGGCTCCAAATCACCTTTGGACATACCATGCACTCCCATCAAGGGGAAAGAGACTGAGAAAAATCAGCCTCTGTATCCTCAAAGTAGGAATGATACTGTAAATATTCCCAAGCCTTCGGGTATTGGCTTGCACCTGAACAGTATCATCAATGTTTTGCAAGCTGGGTCGGGTGCAATAGTGCATACAAAATCTGCTCAGACCTTTAACTTCAGCATACAAGGAGTGAAGTCTGCACACACAATCAACTCTCATCTCTCTGATGCATCAAAAAGTTCTGCAGTATTCTCTCCTGttgagaatgtttcagcatgCACTGATGATAGTGGGCCTAAAATCCATGACTCGGCAGCAGTTAATTCCGTTACATCATTACCTTCTGTGATTACTGAATCTTCTAACAGACCTGTAGCCAACCAATCAGCTCAAGGTAACAAGAGGGTGTATACTAATATCAACACGAATGAAATTTCAGAGGAACTCGATTCAAACCCCAAAAAGAAGAG TGATGGTGATGGTTGCAAACGGTGCCATTGTAGGAAGAGTAAATGCCTAAAGCT GTACTGCGATTGCTTTGCAGCTGGGCTGTACTGTGCTGGTTCTTGTGCTTGTCAAGGGTGCTACAACCGACCCCAATACGAGGACAAAGTTATTGAGTCACGGAAACAAATTGAATCACGGAATCCTCTTGCATTTGCACCGAAAATTGTGAAACATGTCACTGAGACACCTGCAAGCAGTCCTGGG GAAGATGAAACACTCCTCACACCATCCTCGGCAAGGCATAAGAGGGGTTGCAATTGCAAGAAGTCCATGTGTCTCAAGAAGTACTGTGAGTGCTATCAT TCAAATGTTGGTTGCTCAGATGGATGCCGTTGTGAAGGATGTAAAAATGTGCACGGACGAAAAGGAG AATATAGCTTGGAGAAGGATATCTTGAGCAAGGAAGGCACTTCTGAAACAACAGATGTCACGAATGGCAGTTCAAGTCATTCTGAGCTGACTCCTCAAACACCAGCAGTACAGTTTAA GAAGGATGTTCGAGAAGGAAGTCTGCGTCCCAGGCGTTTTTTCCAGTCACCTGAATCTGGTGTCATCTCTGTAACACCAAATGCCATGAACTCGTTGTCACCTATAAACTTAGACAATAACACCATGATTTCAGAAGCTGCTCTGGAAGATCTGGATGTAGTATCTTCCCAGGAGGAATTGTTTCTTAGTAATGTAGAAACTCCAGGTGAATTCTCATCAGTTCGTCACCAAACTGGCAGGAAAGGGATTCCTTGTGGAACCAATCACTATTCTCCTGTTGATTCGCTTAGTTTGCTTCGGTCACCAGGCACCCCTATGGCCCAGTCTAGTGCAAGTAGACATCTGAAGGTAATCGACCTTGATGGTGAGCCATCCAACACCATGCAAGATGATACACCGGATATATTGAAGGACAGTCATGCACCACACAACGCTGTGAAATCAAGCTCCCCAAATAAGAAACGTGTTTCCCCTCCTCATGCTTCGCGACATGGGCCTGGTTTGTCCCTGAATGGCCTGAGATCCGGGCGCAAGTTTATTCTGAAAGCCATACCCTCAAGCGCAGGTTCCAAAAGAGGCGCACCACAATAG